The Acidobacteriota bacterium region GGAAAACGATCGCGAGGTCGCGGTCGGCACCCAGCCGTTCAAGATGCAGATGCGCGATGCGGCGCAGTTTTTCCTCAGCGCCATCGAGTTCGGCCAGTTCCTTTCTGCCTTCGGCGATAAAATCACTCATCGCGCGATCAAAGAACGACCGCAGAATATCGTCCTTGCTCTTGAAATAAAGATAGACGGTGCCGTCGGCGACGCCCGCCTCCTTGGCAATATCGGCAACCTTCGAATTGAAATAGCCTTTGCCCGCGAAAACCTTGATGGCCGCGCGAAGGATCGCTTCGCGTTTGTCGCTGACGAATGGTTTTGGTGTTGAACGAGACATACGATTTTGGATTTCTGATTTGGGAATTCGGATTTAGTTCCGCCAAATGCTTGTCCGAATTCCGATTTCTAAATCGGGATCGCGGATATTTCGGATCTATTCTTTCGCCAAACCAATATGAATGAATCGTCATTCATTTGCACGTTAAACTTACCGAAAAGTCGCGGTTAAATCAACAAGAAAATCGGCGATTACACAATTCTTACAGGACCGACGCAAGACCGGGATGGTCGCCTGCGTGCGATGGCGAAAATCTCGTCGCGATATGTTAGATTCGATTTTGGAATTTATGACGAAAAAGGTTTATAACTTCAGCGCCGGGCCGGCGATCATTCCGCGGGAAGTTCTCGAGATCGCGCAGCGCGAACTGATCTCGTTTGAAGGCATCGGAATGAGCGTGATGGAGATCAGCCATCGCTCGAAGACGTTCGCGGGCGTGCTCCATCGCGCCGAATCGGGAATCAGAAACCTTCTTGACGTGCCCGACAATTACCGCATTTTGTTTCTGCAAGGCGGTGCGTCTTTGCAGTTTTCGATGATCCCGATGAACTTTCTCAAAGGATCGGCCGATTACATCGTGACCGGCGCGTGGGGGAAGAAGGCGGTCAAAGAGGCGCGCAAGTGCGGGAATGTGAACGTCATCTGCACGACGGAACCGACGGGCTTTCGTTCGGTCCCGTCGCCCGAAGAACTCAGCTTTTCGCCCGGCGCGGACTATGTTCATTACTGTTCGAACGAAACGATCGACGGCGTCGAATTCAAGTATGACCTCGACGCCGGCGGCATTCCGGTTGTTTGCGACGCGTCGTCGAATATCCTCTCGAAGCCGATCGATATAGAGAAATACGCGATTGTTTACGCCGGCGCGCAGAAGAACATCGGTCCCTCGGGCGTGACATTGGTGATCATCCGCGACGATCTCCTCGAACGCGTCCCGGAAAATCAGCATTCGATGCTCGATTACCGCGCGCTGGCGGCGAACGATTCAATGCTCAACACGCCGAACACCTGGGGAATCTACTTGATCAGTTTGGTTTGCGACTGGCTTGAACGCCGCGGCGGCGTTGCCGGAATCGAGCGGTTGAACGAGGAGAAGGCTCGAATTTTGTATGACGCGATCGATTCGAGCGACGGGTTTTACAGCGGCCACGCCGAACGCGCGGCGCGCTCAGTGATGAACGTCACGTTTCGATTGCCGTCCGAAGAACTCGAATCTCGCTTCGTCGCCGAAGCGACCGCCGCCGGTTTCGCCGGCATCAAAGGCCACCGTTCCGTCGGCGGCATCCGCGCCTCGATCTACAATGCCTTCCCGAAAGAAGGCGTTGAAAGATTCGTCGAATTTATGCGGAACTTCGAGCGGACTCCCGGTTGATCATTCGACAAAATAGATCACCAGGATCGCAACAAATCCCGTGGTGCCAATCGTCAGCCAAAGCAGACTAACGACGGTGGGAAGACGCCCCTCGGTCATCGTGGATCTTGCTTTCGCGGACTCGCTAATGCAGAATGGCACGTCATTTGAATGAAATGTCACCTCATTCAAACGATAGAATGCCTCGTAGGTATTCTCGAAGGTTGTCACACCGGGCAATCGTGCCTCGATTGATTTCAATTGAAGGCGTCGAAATCGAATGTACTCGCTATTGCGTATCTGAACTTTGTGCCAGACCCTTGAGACCGCGATTCCAAAAATCGAAAAGACAATTGCGGTCGCACCGAGATAATGAGTTGGCGCTTTTAGCGCCGTTAACGCGGCCAAGACCGTAAGTAGCAGTGTGTTTACATTGAGAAAAGTGGTGTTTCGATGTTGACGCAAAATGTCATCGTGCTGCCAAAGGGTTAGATTTGCCTGATATTCGGCGATCAACAACGAAGTATCAGCCGCAACTTCAAGGACTGGTGGTTCAGATGCATTCTTCACTTTTCGTGGCATATTCTCCCTCGCCCCAATTAGAAACTGATGGCAATCGACGGAATTCGAAGGTCACTCCAAAATGGGAAAGCGGCGCCCGAACATAAGATCTGACGCACTCAATCCCCAATTCTCAAATCAAGACGCCTGATTCGCGTAATAAATCTCTTCATACGGCTGGAGCACGACCCATCCCTGGCCTTGGAACGCAAGCTGGAACGATTCGCCGGAACCGCGCCCGAAAAAGGTCTTGAGCGAGATGTCGGTCTTGATCGTCGGCTGCAGATTGCCCGACCACGCGACGGTCGCGTTCGGGTCGGTGAAAACCGGATACTCGGGCGTGACGACGAGCGTGATCGGATCGAAATGCGTCGTGATCGCGACCATTCCCGTGCCGCCGAGCTGCATATTGAACAAACCGCCCGCAGCCATTCCGGCAACGCGGCGCATCATTTTGATGTCCCATTGAATGGCGTCTTCGAACGCAAGAATGTTGTTGCCGTTGACGTAGAACATCTCGTTCTGAAGATTCAGGATGCGCACCTTCTTTCCGCTTTCGGCGAAATAAACGCGGCCTTGCCCTTCGGCCTTCATCATCGGCGTCGATTCGCCCGAGACGGCCTTTTTCAGAAATTTTCCGATCCCGCCTTCGAGCACGCCTTCGCGTTCGAATTTGACGTTCCCCATATAGCCGATCATCGAGCCGAGCTTCGCCCAGACGCGACCGTTGAGATTAACCTCAAGAAGATAAGGATTTTCGAGTTCGAAAAACTCGCGTTTGCTTTCCTGCTGCGCCGTTTGCTGCAGAAAACTCTGCATCGTGTATTTTGACATTCTCTTTTTACTCCGTTTTGTTTTTCTATAATAACGCCGGGTCAGTCTCTCATCTCAAGCTTTCGACCCAAGCGGTCGAAGTGAAAGCTTCAAGCGACCAGCATCAAACAATCAATCAATTCAGCTACCTCGCCGTGACCCACCGTTCGAAGATCGATGGCGACGTTTCCATCAACTATTCTCGTGATGACCGGCGGATCTGACAAGCGCAACCGTTCCTCAAATCTCGCCGCCGAAAGCCGCGAATGTTCGAGCGCGATGAGAGCCGTTTCGGGTTGCACGGCCGGGGCCGAGCCGCCGCCGATAACCGAATGGCCGGGAATTACAGTCGCTTTCATTATGGTTGACGCGTTCAGGCGCGCAGCGAAGTCGGCGGCCCGCGCTTCAAGATCTTCCTTCCTCGACGAAAGCATTCGCAATACCGGAATTTCGTCGAGCGGTTCGCGACGGTACGCTTCGAGCGTCGCTTCGAGCGCGGCGTAGGCAAGTTTGTCCACGCGGAGTGCTCGATACAACGGATGCTTTCGGATGCGCTCGATGACATCGCTGCGGCCGACGATCAACCCGGATTGAACCCCGCCGAGCAATTTGTCGCCGCTGAAGGTAACAACGTCCGCACCTGCGGCGATCGAGACGGGGATCACCGGTTCGTCACGCAGACCAAATTCGCCGAGATCGAACAATGCCCCTGATCCGGCGTCTTCGAATAGAACCAATCCGTTGCGATGCGCGAGTTCGGCGAGTTCTGAAAGCTCGGGCGCGGCGGTGAATCCGACGATCCGGTAGTTTGACGGGTGAACCTTGAGGATCAAACGCGTTCCGTCATTGATCGCGCGTTCGTAATCGGCGAGCTTCGTGCGGTTGGTCGTGCCGACTTCCCTGAGAACTGCGCCGGATTCGGTCAGAACGTCCGGAACGCGAAAGTCGCCGCCGATCTCGACGAGTTCGCCGCGCGAGATGACGACCTCGCCGCCGCAGGCCAGTACGCGCAGGACAAGAAACGCGGCGGCGGCGCAGTTGTTGACGATCAAGGCGGATTCAGCCCCGGTCAGTTCGGCCAGCAGGCACTCGGCACGCGCGCCGCGTTTTCCGCGCCGGCCGGTTTCCAGGCTGTATTCGAGATTGCAGTAACCTGACGCATTTGAAATCGCTTGCCGGGCGGCCTCAGACAACGGCGCGCGGCCGAGGTTCGTGTGAATGACGACGCCGGACGCGTTGATGACACGCTTCGATCCGGTTCCAAGTTCTTTTCGCCAAAAGGTTTCAAGACGTCGCTCAGATTCTTCCAGGAGCGATTCGCGGCTCGCACCCGAGAAAGCGCCGTCGCGGAGGTCACGCCTAACCGAGTCCGTCACGGCACGCGCCAGCACAGTCAGATGTTTGGCACCCGTTGAACGCAAAATCGAGTTCGCGGTTTCGGTGCGGAGAACTGAGTCGACCGGCGGAACCATCGCCAGTCTTTCCTGTTCGGTTTCCATTCAGCCATTCTAGCCGATGAGGCGGTTGAGCGGAAGAGCTTTAACGGCTTCGGACGAACTGCGCCTTTCGGTTTCGGCCACCCGTAATCAAAGCCCTACGCTTTTTCAGCGAAGCGGGCGAGAAAAGTTAGGAACAACCTGCCGTTTAGCAGTTTTTATTAGAAGGCGGTTCATCCGCGGACTTCATTCCCTACCAATCAACAAAATGGCGATCCTAGGAAACAAACTCAGCCGGCAGACGGCGACGAAACAGGAAGACTCGGCGTTGCTCGATCAACAACTCGCGCGACTCGAAGAAGATATCCGCAAACTCAAGATCGATTTTGACATCTTCTTCAACGGCTCGACCAAACGTCCGCCGCTCGAGGCCCGCGGCCGCGTCGAGGCGAATCTCAAGCGGATCAGCGACAACCGCAATCTGACATACGCGCAACGTTATTTTTTCAACACGCTGATGTCGCGCTTTACCTCTTATCGTGAACTTTGGCGGCGGATCCTCAAGAAACGAGGCGAGGAGATCTGAATTCGAGCCGCAAAAAAGCGGCCCCAAAAGCCGCTTTCCTCGTCGATGTAAAAACCGTCGAAAAATGATCTAACGTCAAACTTTCATTACGTTTTCTGCCTGCGGCCCTTTCGGTCCGTTCGTAACTTCAAACTCGACTTCCTGCCCTTGCGCCAAGGTCTTATAGCCGTCGCCGGAAATCGCGCTGTAATGCACGAAAATATCCTGTTCGCCGGGTTTTTCAATAAAACCATAGCCCTTTGCGTTGTTAAACCACTTAACTTTTCCGATCGTTTTTGACATATCCATCAATTCCTCCTGCAAACTTCAGTGAATTCAGTTTTTTTGAATCTCTCGATTCGCTTCCTATCAATTCTTGGCCGCAAGCGTTTCATTAATAAACACAGGCAATTGAACAAAAATCCGCGTTTCTCAAGGGCAAACTACCTTGATGAATCTGGATTCACAGAAATGTTTCGAAAAACCATTTCCAAATTAGTCGAAAACCTTAAAATGCAAGATTTTTGGGGATTAATTATGTGTTGTTTTTTGATAGAACGTCCGAGAATTTAACCAAAATCGGATTTAATGTCAAGACACTTCATAAGCATTCTGGAAATTTGTTACAAAATCATAACAAAATTGACATAACGGGCTTTGTGGACGATTATTGGACTGATTTTGCGGGCGGTTTTTGGCGGACGTTTGGCGCCATCGACGGAAGGTGTTCTTACCACCCGCTGCCATTTGACCTATGACTGAATACGGAAAAAATCCCGCGCTCTCATACAACAAATACCTGAAGGTTCCGGAACTGATCGACTTGCAAGAGACGCTCTCGGAACCGACCAGCCACGACGAATTGCTGTTCATCATTATTCATCAGACCTACGAGCTCTGGTTCAAACAGATTCTCCACGAAGTCGATGCGACGCTCGGATGGCTTGGCGAAGGGCGTATGTTCCGCGCAAATCACTCGCTCAAAGCCGTGACGTCGATCGAGAAGATAATGGTCTCGCAGATCCATATTCTCGAATCGATGGCGCAGATCGGATTTCTCGAGTTTCGCGATCGACTCAATCCGGCAAGCGGATTTCAGTCTATGCAATTTCGGGAATTGGAGTTTTCTTCGGGCGCGAAGGACGAGAAAATCCTGAAGTTCTTTGAATTTGACGAGTTCGCCCACAAACGGCTCGAGAAGCGCTACAACACGCCGTCGCTCGCGGATGCATTCTGGGAACTACTGAAACGCAACGGTTTCGCGGTCTCGACGGACGACGATCGAGTCGCGTCGATCGTTCAGATATTGAGAAAACCCGAAACCTATCCGGACCTTTTCAATATGCAGGACCTGTTGATCGATCACGACGAGAATATCGCACTGTGGCGCTATCATCACGTGCTGATGGTCGAGAGAATGCTGGGAATGAAACGCGGCACCGGCGGTTCCGAAGGCGCGGGCTATTTGCGGACGACGCTCTCGAAGAAGTTTTTCCCCGAGATATGGGAGGCGCGAACGCACCTCGAATTGTAGACGAAGATCAGTGAGTGATCCGTTCGATGTCGGCGCCGATAGACTGCAGTTTCTTGACGATCGTTTCATAGCCGCGGTCGATGTGATAAACGCGGTCAATGACCGTTTCGCTATCGGCCGCGAGTCCGGCGAGGACGAGTGACGCCGACGCGCGCAGGTCCGACGCCAAAACCGGCGCTCCCGATAGCTGAGTCTTGCCGTGAACCGTCGCCGTATTCCCCGAGATCTCGATTCGCGCGCCCATTCTGATGAGCTCCGACGCGTGCATAAAGCGATTTTCGAAAATCGTTTCCTTGATAACGGAAGTGCCTTCGGCCTGCGTCATCAAGGCCATATACTGTGCCTGCATATCGGTCGGAAAGAGCGGATGCGGCTCAGTGGTAACGCCTTTTGAGGTGAGTCCCGCGGGACCGACCTTGACGTGCAGCGTGCTTTGGTTGAGTTCTTCGATGACGACTCCGGCATCTCGAAGTTTGTCGATCACGGCCGTTAAATGATCCGGACGACAGTTTTTGATCTCGATCTCGCCGCCGCTTATCGCCGCGGCAACAATGAATGTTCCGGCTTCAATTCGGTCCGGAATGATCGTGTGCTCGGCGCCTCCGAGATGTTCGACGCCTTCGATCTCGATCGTCGGCGTTCCCGCGCCTTTGATCCGCGCGCCCATTTTGTTGAGAAGTTCCGCGAGATCGTCGATCTCCGGTTCGCACGCGGCGTTCTTGATAACGGTCTTGCCGCGCGCCAGGCTCGCGGCCATCATTACGTTCTCGGTCCCGGTGACGGTGACCTTTTCAAAATCGACTGCGGCTCCGATCAAGCGTCCGCCTTCGGGCGCACGCGCGACTACGTTTCCGGCCTCGAGCGAGACGATCGCCCCGAGAACTTCAAAAGCCTTCAGGTGGAGATCGATCGGACGCGTGCCGATCGCACAACCGCCCGGCAGGGAAACCTTTGCCTTGCCGAACCGCGCCAGTAAAGGTCCGAGCGCAAGAACGCTGGCACGCATCGTTTTGACGAGTTCGTACGGCGCTTCGAAGGTTTCGATGTTCCGTGCCGTGACCTTATGGGTCCGGAGTTCGGGCGTCAAAGCGGTCGCCCCGAGGTCTTCAAGCAGACGGCGCTGCGTGATCAGGTCCTTAACATAAGGCACGTTATGCAGAATCACTGTCTCCGCCGTCAATAGCGTCGCCGCCAAACAAGGCAGCGCCGAATTCTTCGCGCCGCTGATCTCGATCTTTCCGTGAAGCGGTTTCCCGCCGCGAATCAAAAATTTATCCATAAAAGTGATTTAACGAATTTTTATAGAAGCAAGTAGCAAATCTTATCACTGGATGGCGGAAAAATGGAAAAGAGGCGAGGTGAAAAAAGCAGAAAGGTGGAGTTTGCACGCGAATTCCCGATACCGGAGCTCTGAAAAACCTGCTTGACCGCGGTTTCGACACGGTTTCCAGAAGTCAGCCCAATTCGGAAGAAGGCGGTTTCGGAGTAGTTGAAAGCGGATGATTGATAGTTGATAGTGCCCAATTGAACACAGATCGGATTTCAAATCCTCGATATCCCGTCTATCTGTGTTAATCCGCGAAAGAAGGACGATCCAATTCCTTCGGCCGGGTCTTTCAAAGCTCCCGATAATTGAGTCCCCAGAATCTGCCAAAGATTCATTCTCCACAGCTTTCGCTTCACTCAGCGGTTGAGAAGCCGTTTCGCCGCGAATCGCGGACAACTTTTCACCCTTCCACTTTTCCATTTTTCCGCTTTGCTGAGGCAAAATACTCGTATGATCGACAAAGTAGCAATTATCTCAGGCAGCACCGCAGGAATCGGATTGGCGATCGCCAAATCGCTCGCGAGAGCAGGCGCAAGCGTCGTCATCAACGGACGCACGGCCGAACGCTTGAAGTCAGCCGAGGCCGAGATCGAATCCTTCGGCGGAAAGGTTCTCGGAATTCAGGCCGATGCCCGCGAGGAAATGGAAATAGGCCGCATCGTCAAGGAATCCGTCGAGTACTTCGGCCGTGTCGATATTCTCGTCAACAACGCCGCGACCGTCGGCGTCGGCTATTCGGTCGAGAATATGCCGGTCGAGGTTTGGGACGATGTGATCTACACCAATCTCCGCGCCGTGTTTCTGTTCTGCAAGGCGGCGATCCCGTTCATCAAGGAGAGCAACGGCGGCCGGATCATCAATATCGGCGGACTTTCGGGCAAGAACCCGCTACCGTTCGCCGCGGCCGATTCGAGCGCGAAAGCGGCCATCCTCGCGCTCACGCGGGTGCTCGCGGCCGAGCTCGGATTCTTTAACGTGACGGTCAATACCGTGATACCGGGATTCCAGCCCGACACCGAAACCGGCGCCGCGTTCAACGAAAAGCTCGCCGAAGCGTTTATGATCACACCGGAAGAATCGATCTCGGCAACTCGTTCGCGGACACTCCTCAAGCGTTTCGAAACGCTTGAGGAGATCGCCGAAACGGTTCGATTTCTTTGTTCCGACGCCGGCGGCGCTATCACCGGTCAGAACCTGAACGTCAATTGCGGACTCGCAACGCATTAGTTTTATGAGCAAGAAACACGAGTTTTCAAACGGTGAAGTAACCGTCATCTGGCAGCCTGACATCTGCACGCATTCGGGCAATTGCGTCCGAAGTCTTGGTCAGGTTTTCAAACCTGGCGACCGACCGTGGGTCAAGACCGACGGCGCCTCGACGAATGAAATTGTCGAGGCCGTAGGCAAATGTCCGTCCGGCGCCCTGACGACGCGGATGAACAACCAATGATCACCGCCATCGTCGCCATCGCCAGGAACTTCGCCATCGGCCGGGACGGTAAGTTGCCGTGGCACTATTCGGCTGATCTCAAGTTCTTCAAGCGCACGACGTCGGGACACACCGTCGTGATGGGATTCAATACGTGGAAGTCGATCGGCAAACCGCTGCCGAATCGGCTGAACATCGTCCTCAGTCGAACGCGCACGACCGAACCGCAGCCGGGATTGAAACTCGTTCGCAGCGTTGACGAAGTTATCGCACTGGCAGACGCCGATGATCTTTTCCTGATCGGCGGCGCGCAGGTTTATCGTGAGTTCGCGGACGTTATCGATCGATGGATGGTAACCGAGATCCCGGAAACCGTTGAGAACGCCGACGCATTTATGCCAAAGGACTTTCTCGACGGATTTGCCTTGGTGGATTCTGAAGATCTCGGCGATGGCCTGACGGTTAAGGTTTATGAACGACGCCAAAACGATGTATGATACTCCGCAAAAATCATTGAGGTAAGAAAGTTATGATGGGTGGACGCACGTGGGACGAATGGATCGAGGAATATGCCGAAGGGCATCAGCATCCGATGAACCGTCTGACGCATACGATCGGAATCCCGATGATCGCCATTTCGATCATCCTGATCCCGATCTGTTTCTTCGTCGCCGGAATGTGGCGTTTTTCACTGGGACTTTTCGTGATCGGCTGGGTTCTGCAGTTTATCGGCCACGCTTTCGAAGGGAAACCGCCGGAGTTTTTCAAGGACTACCGATTTCTGTTCGTCGGCCTGCGTTGGTGGTTCAAGAAAGTGCTCGGATGAAGATTGGACTTCCGCCTTCAGGCGGCCTTCGGTGGCATCGGTCTTCCGAATAATGAAGTCGATGCCGCCTGAAGGCGGAACTCCTAACGCGGAACTCCAAACTTAGAACTTCTCGTATTCGAACGGATAGTAGTCGAGGTGATCGACCAATCCGCCAACTTTGTAAATCACGCTCGCGTCGATCTTGAGATTGTATTTCCCTTTGCTCAGTTTGAATTCGTCATACGGAATGAACAGTTCGAGTTCGTCATAAAAGGTCTCGTCGAATCCGGGCTTCAACTCCTTGAAAACGGCAACGTCGCCGGCGGAGCTGGCAAACTTGGTATTCGAGGTCTTGAGCGGCGTACCATCCTCTTTCTGGAAATAGAGCGCAAGGTAAAGATCGCTTCCTTTCAAATCGTAAACCGTGAACGTCGTGAATATGCGCATTCCGGTTCGGCCGCCTTCCTTGACGTTGAAGTCAGCGCGAATTTTCCCGATCGTCGCACGCGGCTCACCGTCGGATTTGGTCGATTTTGAAGCGTCGGGTTTCGGCGTTTCGGATCCGGATTTCTTTGGAGTCGAAACAGTCGATGATGACGTCGGCGTCGGTGAGCTCTTGACGACGGTATCCTCCGACTTCATAAGGTTATAGGCGACAATCCCGGCAACAGCCAGGAAAACGAGAAGGATCAGCGCGAAAATGCCGCCGACGGCGATGTAGATCTTCTTGCTGCTCTTCGGTTTCGCGGGCGGAACCATCGAAAATG contains the following coding sequences:
- a CDS encoding L-seryl-tRNA(Sec) selenium transferase, with translation METEQERLAMVPPVDSVLRTETANSILRSTGAKHLTVLARAVTDSVRRDLRDGAFSGASRESLLEESERRLETFWRKELGTGSKRVINASGVVIHTNLGRAPLSEAARQAISNASGYCNLEYSLETGRRGKRGARAECLLAELTGAESALIVNNCAAAAFLVLRVLACGGEVVISRGELVEIGGDFRVPDVLTESGAVLREVGTTNRTKLADYERAINDGTRLILKVHPSNYRIVGFTAAPELSELAELAHRNGLVLFEDAGSGALFDLGEFGLRDEPVIPVSIAAGADVVTFSGDKLLGGVQSGLIVGRSDVIERIRKHPLYRALRVDKLAYAALEATLEAYRREPLDEIPVLRMLSSRKEDLEARAADFAARLNASTIMKATVIPGHSVIGGGSAPAVQPETALIALEHSRLSAARFEERLRLSDPPVITRIVDGNVAIDLRTVGHGEVAELIDCLMLVA
- a CDS encoding TetR/AcrR family transcriptional regulator, translated to MSRSTPKPFVSDKREAILRAAIKVFAGKGYFNSKVADIAKEAGVADGTVYLYFKSKDDILRSFFDRAMSDFIAEGRKELAELDGAEEKLRRIAHLHLERLGADRDLAIVFQVELRGSTKHMQEFSAAGFAEYLDIIRATIAEGQKEGVFRKDLKPIIVAKMLYGALDEMVTNWILSNKSYPLAPMADEVLKVFFGGVLQK
- a CDS encoding zinc ribbon domain-containing protein — translated: MKTCQACGHGNADDMRFCLECGKPLPDAPIVFNISGGSQPDMGGPPTNPFGGPTNFGAPGFQQQSQPTFSMVPPAKPKSSKKIYIAVGGIFALILLVFLAVAGIVAYNLMKSEDTVVKSSPTPTSSSTVSTPKKSGSETPKPDASKSTKSDGEPRATIGKIRADFNVKEGGRTGMRIFTTFTVYDLKGSDLYLALYFQKEDGTPLKTSNTKFASSAGDVAVFKELKPGFDETFYDELELFIPYDEFKLSKGKYNLKIDASVIYKVGGLVDHLDYYPFEYEKF
- a CDS encoding (4Fe-4S)-binding protein — its product is MSKKHEFSNGEVTVIWQPDICTHSGNCVRSLGQVFKPGDRPWVKTDGASTNEIVEAVGKCPSGALTTRMNNQ
- a CDS encoding AIM24 family protein, producing MSKYTMQSFLQQTAQQESKREFFELENPYLLEVNLNGRVWAKLGSMIGYMGNVKFEREGVLEGGIGKFLKKAVSGESTPMMKAEGQGRVYFAESGKKVRILNLQNEMFYVNGNNILAFEDAIQWDIKMMRRVAGMAAGGLFNMQLGGTGMVAITTHFDPITLVVTPEYPVFTDPNATVAWSGNLQPTIKTDISLKTFFGRGSGESFQLAFQGQGWVVLQPYEEIYYANQAS
- a CDS encoding dihydrofolate reductase, producing MITAIVAIARNFAIGRDGKLPWHYSADLKFFKRTTSGHTVVMGFNTWKSIGKPLPNRLNIVLSRTRTTEPQPGLKLVRSVDEVIALADADDLFLIGGAQVYREFADVIDRWMVTEIPETVENADAFMPKDFLDGFALVDSEDLGDGLTVKVYERRQNDV
- the murA gene encoding UDP-N-acetylglucosamine 1-carboxyvinyltransferase — protein: MDKFLIRGGKPLHGKIEISGAKNSALPCLAATLLTAETVILHNVPYVKDLITQRRLLEDLGATALTPELRTHKVTARNIETFEAPYELVKTMRASVLALGPLLARFGKAKVSLPGGCAIGTRPIDLHLKAFEVLGAIVSLEAGNVVARAPEGGRLIGAAVDFEKVTVTGTENVMMAASLARGKTVIKNAACEPEIDDLAELLNKMGARIKGAGTPTIEIEGVEHLGGAEHTIIPDRIEAGTFIVAAAISGGEIEIKNCRPDHLTAVIDKLRDAGVVIEELNQSTLHVKVGPAGLTSKGVTTEPHPLFPTDMQAQYMALMTQAEGTSVIKETIFENRFMHASELIRMGARIEISGNTATVHGKTQLSGAPVLASDLRASASLVLAGLAADSETVIDRVYHIDRGYETIVKKLQSIGADIERITH
- a CDS encoding DUF962 domain-containing protein; this encodes MMGGRTWDEWIEEYAEGHQHPMNRLTHTIGIPMIAISIILIPICFFVAGMWRFSLGLFVIGWVLQFIGHAFEGKPPEFFKDYRFLFVGLRWWFKKVLG
- a CDS encoding tryptophan 2,3-dioxygenase gives rise to the protein MTEYGKNPALSYNKYLKVPELIDLQETLSEPTSHDELLFIIIHQTYELWFKQILHEVDATLGWLGEGRMFRANHSLKAVTSIEKIMVSQIHILESMAQIGFLEFRDRLNPASGFQSMQFRELEFSSGAKDEKILKFFEFDEFAHKRLEKRYNTPSLADAFWELLKRNGFAVSTDDDRVASIVQILRKPETYPDLFNMQDLLIDHDENIALWRYHHVLMVERMLGMKRGTGGSEGAGYLRTTLSKKFFPEIWEARTHLEL
- the serC gene encoding 3-phosphoserine/phosphohydroxythreonine transaminase, which produces MTKKVYNFSAGPAIIPREVLEIAQRELISFEGIGMSVMEISHRSKTFAGVLHRAESGIRNLLDVPDNYRILFLQGGASLQFSMIPMNFLKGSADYIVTGAWGKKAVKEARKCGNVNVICTTEPTGFRSVPSPEELSFSPGADYVHYCSNETIDGVEFKYDLDAGGIPVVCDASSNILSKPIDIEKYAIVYAGAQKNIGPSGVTLVIIRDDLLERVPENQHSMLDYRALAANDSMLNTPNTWGIYLISLVCDWLERRGGVAGIERLNEEKARILYDAIDSSDGFYSGHAERAARSVMNVTFRLPSEELESRFVAEATAAGFAGIKGHRSVGGIRASIYNAFPKEGVERFVEFMRNFERTPG
- a CDS encoding cold shock domain-containing protein → MSKTIGKVKWFNNAKGYGFIEKPGEQDIFVHYSAISGDGYKTLAQGQEVEFEVTNGPKGPQAENVMKV
- a CDS encoding SDR family oxidoreductase — protein: MIDKVAIISGSTAGIGLAIAKSLARAGASVVINGRTAERLKSAEAEIESFGGKVLGIQADAREEMEIGRIVKESVEYFGRVDILVNNAATVGVGYSVENMPVEVWDDVIYTNLRAVFLFCKAAIPFIKESNGGRIINIGGLSGKNPLPFAAADSSAKAAILALTRVLAAELGFFNVTVNTVIPGFQPDTETGAAFNEKLAEAFMITPEESISATRSRTLLKRFETLEEIAETVRFLCSDAGGAITGQNLNVNCGLATH